One Paenibacillus sp. SYP-B4298 genomic window, TTTAATGATTGTTGATGATGAGAGCAGCGTAGTGGACGGCCTGGCAGACACGATCGCGTGGGAGCGTATCGGGATCAGCACGGTATTCAAGGCCTACTCCGGCATTGAAGCATTGGAGCTGCTGCAGACCCACTCGATCGACATCGTCATCTCGGACATCTGCATGCCGCAGATGGGCGGCCTGGAGCTGCTGCAGATGATTCGCACCCATTGGCGCAGGATCAAGACGATCGTACTGTCAGGCCACGCCGAGTTCGATTATGCGAAGGAAGCGATGGCACTCGGAACAAGCGACTATCTGTTGAAGCCCGTAAGCGATAATGAGCTGCTGGAGCGTGTGGGGCAGAGTGTGAGCCAGCTACTGCTGGAGCAGGAGTCAAGCGCTACATTGGAGCGCGCCCGTCTGGCGCTGCAGGCCAATCTGCCGATGCTGCGCAGCGAGCTGCTGAATCAACTGCTGCAGGGCATGAAGTATGCGCCTGACAAGCTGGCAGAGCAGCTATCTCTGCTCCATATGGAGCAGGTGCTGGGCAGACCGGCTGCGCTTATGATCGCGCGACTGGAGGATCGGCTGGCAGAGCAAAATTACTATCATACCTCGATCATGGAATACGCGATCGGCAATATGGCGGAGGAAATATTCAGCGATCGCTTCTCCCTCTGGCCGTGCAAGGATGTCCATGGCTATCTCGTATTTCTGGTGATTCCACAGGAGACGAAGCAGCCCCATGATGCAGCGGAGGCAGGTACAGAGGAGCAGCTCAAGCATTTGGCGGCGCAGCTACAGTTGAACGTCAACCGCTATCTCAAGGGCACCATCTCTGTACTGATCGGCGGCTGGGGTACCTTCCCCGAGGATGTGGGCAAGCTGTACCAGGATGCGCTGCTCTCGATGCGACGGCATATCGGCAGTCAGAGCGACCTGTTCGTCTATGTATCCGAGGAGGAGGAGCAGTTGCCTGTGCGGGCATTACAGAAGCTGTACGAGCCGCCGCTGCTCGTTCATCTGATGGAGTCCGGCAGTTGGGTGCAGGCCGAGCAGAAGCTGCTGGCCATTATGGAGGAGCTTACCCGCGAGCGAACCAGCTCGCAGGAGCATGTGCAGGAAGCGTTATTCTTCATCTATGCCTCCTTCAGCACCTATGCTCATAAGAATGGGCGGGAGCTGAGCGCCATGCTTGGCAGCGGCCTGGCCAATATCTCCGGCATGCTGCCTGGCTGTACGATGACCAGTCTGAAGAACTGGTCCTTGCAGGCTCTCTCCATGGTTCGCCAGTCGACAGAGAACACCGCGCGCAGCGACCGCAGCCATGTCGTGGGACGCATCCAGCGGTTTATACGCGAGCATCTGGCCGAGGATATATCGCTGCAAGCGATCGCGGACTACATGTATATGCATCCGGTTCATATCTCCAGAGTATTCAAGCTGGAGACCGGCATTAATGTCAGCGACTACGTGCTGCGACTGAAGATGGAGAAGGCCGTGGAGCTGCTCGCTGATCACAAGCTCAAAAATTTCGAGGTGGCGCTCAAGCTCGGCTATCAGAACCCGAATTATTTCTTCAAGGTGTTCAAGAAGTATTACTCCGTCACGCCGCAGGAATACCGGATCAATCTGGAGGCGAAGGGGTGACGCCTCGTTCTCGTCCGCTGCCTGAATGAGGAATAATTATGCATGTGCAAGCTTGTGGCTTCTCCTCAGGTCAATTATACAAATAAGTTCAGAAGAGATATAATGAGACGAAACCCATATTTAATTAGAGGAGCCAATTACATGCAATTACTCAACAAGATCGCCCTGGTTACGGGGGGCGGCACCGGCATTGGCAGAGCGACAAGTCTTCTGCTGGCGAAGCGGGGAGCAACTGTAGTCGTGAACTATTCTCGCTCGCAGTCTGATGCGGAGGAAACCGTGCAGCACATTCTCAGTGAGGGCGGTCAAGCGATCGCCATACAAGCCGACGTATCCCAGGATACGGATGTCCGCAGGATGATCGATACGATCGCCCAGCAATTCGGAACGGTGGACATGCTAGTCAACAACGCCAGTATTACGAGCCATATTCCCATGAGCAATCTGGAGGATGTGACCGGAGAGCTGTGGGATGAGCTGTTCGATGTTAATGTGAAAGGGATGTTCTATTGCGCGCGGGCAGTAGCGCCGCTCATGAAGGAAAATAAACAGGGCGCCATCGTTAATCTGGGCAGTATTGCAGGGCAGACCGGGCTAGGCTCTTCACTTCCCTACGCCGTATCGAAGGCTGCGGTCCATGGCCTGACGAAATCACTGGCTCGGGCTCTAGCCCCCGATATTCGCGTCAACTGCATCGTGCCCGGAGCGGTCGAGACGAGATGGTGGGCCGGAAGAGAGGAGCAGATGAAGAAGCTCGCTCCACATCTTCTGTTGCAGCAGATTGCAACACCTGAGGATATTGCCTCCATGATCTGCTCCGCTCTGGAGCAGGAATCGATGACGGGGCAGATCATTACGGTAGATAGCGGCCAAACGTTGTAGCGCTGCGGCGTCATGTTGATTCCAGCTACATCCAAGCATACCTGCTACACCAGAGGTTATGCTTGGATGAGCGTTATAGTGCGGGGTCTTTGATTACAAAACAGGAAGCTTAGCCTCTTCCCTCTCTCGCTGAATTCACAACGTACAATTCCCCCAGGATATGCTCAATGCGATAGGAATCCTCTGGCAGCTCCGCGGCAATCAGCCCCGCAACCTCACTGGACTCGACTCCGTACATCACTTCGATTTCCTTCGAGAACAACAGCGGGCTCTCCTCCATCCACTTCGCTAGGGGGCGAACCGGCTTCGGCTTCACCTGGCTCTTCAAGAGCTGCTCCAGAGCGTCCACGTAGGTATCCAATGTCCGAGCGCCAACAATCTTCACTCCTTTGCCCTCCTCATCCATCATGATGATGGTTGGGAAGCCTCTGACGCCGAGTCTGGCTACAAGGTCAAAATCTTGCTCCAGCAGATTCTGTGCCTCTTCGAGCTCGGATTGTTCCACTATCTGCGCCCCATTCAGCCCCATCTGGTTGACGAGCTCCATGAGTACCTGCGTTTCCCCGATATTGAGATTAAAGGCAAATACGGCCTCTCTCGCTCTCCGCAAAAATTCATTCTCTCTTCCTTCATGACGAGTCTGAATCACTTTAAAAACTCGGGATGGCGGGTACGAGGATTGGATAGGATTCGTCCCCCATAACGTTCCGTCGATCGGCATGCGCGAGTGCTCGCCTACTTCCTTCCAATGATGCTCCACATCGGCAGGGTTTCGAATCCCATTCGAAGCATCGCTGAACCCGTGCCAGTTGGCCAGCAGGCCGCCCATGACCGTATGGACATTAAAATAGGCACCATACTGTTGAATGAAGCGATGGAGCACAGGCTCGAGTGCCCAGCAATGCGAGCAGATCGGGTCCGTTACGTAATACAGCGTTATTTTCTTCATCCTCTGCTCCAGCTCGAAGGCTTGGATGGGCTCCTCATCGACCACGCCACAGACACCTGTCTCCAAATCACACATCATATTGTCATTACTCATTCTCTGCATCACCTTTCCGAAGTTGTATGTCGTGCTAGTCGTGCTATCGGTTCAGCAGCTACTGGCTTGGCCAATAGACAACATCAGCTCGGCTACTATCCTGCTTATGATACAATTATAGAACTTAGATAAAATAGAACAAGTATGATCATTATTATGACTAAGTATCTAATAAGATACTAATGGAGAGTTGAGACATGATATACGAGCTTACAATGGAGTCGCTATACCCGGCTACAATTCGTCAGGCATGTATACATTCGTCAAGTTTCCTGATTGATAGTACGGATAGTCCATCTTGGCTTGCACCTTTCTCGCCACCTCCGCATTCGTCAAGGATTCAATCAGATATAAGCCCAGATCGATAGAAGCCGAGACCCCGCCGCCTGTGT contains:
- a CDS encoding DsbA family protein — protein: MSNDNMMCDLETGVCGVVDEEPIQAFELEQRMKKITLYYVTDPICSHCWALEPVLHRFIQQYGAYFNVHTVMGGLLANWHGFSDASNGIRNPADVEHHWKEVGEHSRMPIDGTLWGTNPIQSSYPPSRVFKVIQTRHEGRENEFLRRAREAVFAFNLNIGETQVLMELVNQMGLNGAQIVEQSELEEAQNLLEQDFDLVARLGVRGFPTIIMMDEEGKGVKIVGARTLDTYVDALEQLLKSQVKPKPVRPLAKWMEESPLLFSKEIEVMYGVESSEVAGLIAAELPEDSYRIEHILGELYVVNSAREGRG
- a CDS encoding response regulator transcription factor; the protein is MFRLMIVDDESSVVDGLADTIAWERIGISTVFKAYSGIEALELLQTHSIDIVISDICMPQMGGLELLQMIRTHWRRIKTIVLSGHAEFDYAKEAMALGTSDYLLKPVSDNELLERVGQSVSQLLLEQESSATLERARLALQANLPMLRSELLNQLLQGMKYAPDKLAEQLSLLHMEQVLGRPAALMIARLEDRLAEQNYYHTSIMEYAIGNMAEEIFSDRFSLWPCKDVHGYLVFLVIPQETKQPHDAAEAGTEEQLKHLAAQLQLNVNRYLKGTISVLIGGWGTFPEDVGKLYQDALLSMRRHIGSQSDLFVYVSEEEEQLPVRALQKLYEPPLLVHLMESGSWVQAEQKLLAIMEELTRERTSSQEHVQEALFFIYASFSTYAHKNGRELSAMLGSGLANISGMLPGCTMTSLKNWSLQALSMVRQSTENTARSDRSHVVGRIQRFIREHLAEDISLQAIADYMYMHPVHISRVFKLETGINVSDYVLRLKMEKAVELLADHKLKNFEVALKLGYQNPNYFFKVFKKYYSVTPQEYRINLEAKG
- a CDS encoding SDR family NAD(P)-dependent oxidoreductase, which gives rise to MQLLNKIALVTGGGTGIGRATSLLLAKRGATVVVNYSRSQSDAEETVQHILSEGGQAIAIQADVSQDTDVRRMIDTIAQQFGTVDMLVNNASITSHIPMSNLEDVTGELWDELFDVNVKGMFYCARAVAPLMKENKQGAIVNLGSIAGQTGLGSSLPYAVSKAAVHGLTKSLARALAPDIRVNCIVPGAVETRWWAGREEQMKKLAPHLLLQQIATPEDIASMICSALEQESMTGQIITVDSGQTL